The following are encoded in a window of Desulfatiglans sp. genomic DNA:
- a CDS encoding BlaI/MecI/CopY family transcriptional regulator, whose product MKLSENEWKIMNSMWKKSPATAREIVENIPENVEWAYTTVKTMLSRLVTKGAVSEHKRGNTSFYEPIIAQDKAHKNAFSNLFDKVLDGALEPFMHYLVDERKISKREREELIRILKKEEKGE is encoded by the coding sequence ATGAAGCTATCTGAGAATGAATGGAAGATCATGAACTCGATGTGGAAAAAGAGTCCGGCAACTGCGAGGGAGATTGTCGAAAACATCCCTGAAAATGTTGAATGGGCCTATACCACGGTTAAGACAATGCTTAGCAGGCTTGTTACAAAGGGCGCTGTGTCAGAACACAAAAGGGGTAATACAAGTTTTTATGAACCCATAATCGCCCAGGATAAAGCGCATAAGAACGCCTTTTCAAACCTCTTTGACAAGGTTTTGGACGGAGCGCTGGAGCCCTTTATGCACTATCTTGTTGATGAAAGGAAGATATCGAAAAGGGAACGTGAGGAGTTGATTCGCATTCTAAAAAAAGAAGAAAAGGGGGAATAG